The genomic region GGATCATCGGCGTGCTGGCCGGTGGAATGCACAACGGCCGTCTCTCGATCGACCTCGACGTGCCAGGCCGGATGCGGGCCGATGCGAAGCGCCTCGGCCGGTGCGTACAGGGACCGCAGATCGGCGGCCACGTAGGTCGGTCGCTCCGATGCCGCGGCGCGGATCATGTCCTCGGCGGTGCTCACCCCGGTGAGCACCAGCAGGCTCGGGAGCCCTGCGGCGTTGGCGCCTGCGATGTCGGTGTCGAGACGGTCACCGACCACCAGCGGAGCGCCGAACCGACCGCGCGCCAGCGCGTCGTTCAGCAGCGTCGGCTGCGGCTTGCCGGCGACCTGCGGCTCACGGTCGGTCGCGGCACGCAGGGCCGCCACCATCGAGCCGTTGCCGGGCAGCAGTCCGCGCTCCGATGGCAGGGTGCGGTCGACGTTGGCCGCCACCCAGAGGGCGCCGTTTCGGATCGCCAGCGCCGCTTCGGCGAGGTCCGCCCAACCGGTCTGCGTGGAGTGGCCCTGCACGACGGCGACGGGCTCCTCCGACCAACGTCTGACGGGTTCGAGCCCGACCCGCACGACCTCGGCGGCCAGCGCATCGGTGCCGACCACGAGCACCACCGACGCGGCCGGTAACTGGGCGGCAAGCAGATTGGCGGCGCTCTGCGCGCTGGTGACCACGTCGGCGGGCTCGGCGGTGAACCCCAACGTGTGCAGATGTTCGGCAACTTCAGCCGGTCCGCGCGAGGCGTTGTTCGTGACGTAGAGCGTGCGGGCGTCGATGGTCGCCAACGTCTCGAGGGCACCGTCGGTGGCCTGTTGTCCGCGAAAGACCGTCCCGTCGAGGTCGAGCAGAAGGCAATCGTGTTGTTGCGCAAGCGTGCTCACCTCAGGTGAGCTCCGTGATGCGCTCTTCGGCATCGGTGACGCCCTCGACGTCGGCGGCCGCGGCGTTGAGGAACCACTGCAGCGCGTCCTGACCGCGACCCAGGACAAGCAGGGTTTCGGCGTAGGCGTAAAAGAGCCGGGCGGCCGTCTGGCCGGTTCGTCTCGGATCCAGCTGCGGCGTTGACAGGACGGCCAGCGCCTGCTCGTGCTGGCCCAGGTCGGAACGGGCGCCGGCCACCACCATCCGTAGTTCGTCGGCGTCATCACCGGTGAGCTGCGCGGCTTCGGGACTGCGCGCCAGCTCGACCGCCCGTTCGGGACGGCCGACGCCGCGCTCACAGTCGGCGATCAACGCCAGCAGCGACGACTTGCTGCCCAGCCGGCGGGCGGCGCGCAATTCGGCGAGAGCCTGCGCCCAGTCGCCGCACTGATAGGCGGCGATGCCAACGGCTTCCCGCACGGCGGCGATCCGGCCCGACCGCGCGCGAGCGGCTCGGGCATGCTCGAGCGCGGCCTGAGGATCGTCGTCGATCAGCTCACCGGCCGCGACCAGATGCTTGGCGACGAAGTCGGCCGTGAATCGGTCCAAGGTGGTGAGCTCGCCACGGATGTCAGGTGAGAGTTGCTTGGCCTCAACGCCTTCCGGCAGCGGCGGGCCCTCAAGCTGTCGCGCCTCGGTAGCGGGTTTCGGCTGCGACCGGCGAGCCCGGTTCGGACCCGACGAGCGCGGCGCCGAACGCTGCGGGCGGCCGTCGTCGCCGCCCCTTCTGTCCTGAGCCACATCTGCCTTTCTACCCCATGACGCGACAGGTGAGAATTCGAATTGAATTCACGCCAAATAGAATTACCCCCCACGAAATTGTGGGGGGTAATCCTAATGTGTGTTCGGCGGTGTCCTACTTTTCCACCCGGGTTGGGTAGTATCATTGGCGCTGGCAGGCTTAGCTTCCGGGTTCGGGATGGGTCCGGGCGTTTCCCTGCCGCTATTGACCGCCGTAACTGTATTCACTTGTTTTCAAGTGCCCACCTTTGTGTGTGGTGGGGGGTTTTGTGTGCCCTGGTGTTTCGATGGTGGTGGGGTGTGGGTTTGTGTGGGTTGTGGTTGCGGTGTTTGTGGTAAGTTTTCGGCCGGTTAGTGCCAGTTCCCTGCGCCCATTGCTGGGTGTGTAGGTCTGGTCTATCGATCCCGTGTTCTGCGGGGGGCCTTATCCCACTTGATGGGTGAGAAGCCTGGTCTTGGAGGGGGTTTCCCGCTTAGATGCTTTCAGCGGTTATCCTGTCCGAACGTGGCTATCCAGCGGTGCCCCTGGTGGGACAACTGGTGTACCAGAGGTTCGTCCGTCCCGGTCCTCTCGTACTAGGGACAGGTTTCCTCAAGCTTCTGACGCGCGCGGCGGATAGAGACCGAACTGTCTCACGACGTTCTAAACCCAGCTCGCGTGCCGCTTTAATGGGCGAACAGCCCAACCCTTGGGACCTGCTCCAGCCCCAGGATGCGACGAGCCGACATCGAGGTGCCAAACCATCCCGTCGATATGGACTCTTGGGGAAGATCAGCCTGTTATCCCCGGGGTACCTTTTATCCGTTGAGCGACACCCCTTCCACTCGGGGGTGCCGGATCACTAGTCCCGACTTTCGTCCCTGCTTGACGTGTAGGTCTCGCAGTCAAGCTCCCTTGTGCACTTACACTCAACACCTGATTGCCGTCCAGGTTGAGGGAACCTTTGGGCGCCTCCGTTACTTTTTAGGAGGCAACCGCCCCAGTTAAACTACCCGCCAGGCACTGTCCCTGAACCGGATAGACGGTTCGAGGTTAGAGGCCCAATACGATCAGAGTGGTATTTCAACAGCGACTCCACCCACACTGGCGTGCGGGTTTCACAGTCTCCCACCTATCCTACACAAACCGTATCGAGCACCAATACCAAGTTGTAGTGAAGGTCCCGGGGTCTTTTCGTCCTGCCGCGCGTAACGAGCATCTTTACTCGTAATGCAATTTCGCCGAGTCTATGGTTGAGACAGCTGAGAAGTCGTTACGCCATTCGTGCAGGTCGGAACTTACCCGACAAGGAATTTCGCTACCTTAGGATGGTTATAGTTACCACCGCCGTTTACTGGGGCTTAAATTCTCCGCTTCACCCTCGAAAGGGTTAACGGGTCCTCTTAACCTTCCAGCACCGGGCAGGCGTCAGTCCGTATACCTCGTCTTGCGACTTCGCACGGACCTGTGTTTTTAGTAAACAGTCGCTTCTCACTGGTTTGTGCCACCCCCTGCCGCTGCCGGCCGCGAAGGCCTTGACGGTGTGGGGGTCCCCCTTCTCCCGAAGTTACGGGGGCATTTTGCCGAGTTCCTTAACCATAGTTCACTCGTACGCCTCGGTATTCTCTACCTGACCACCTGTGTTGGTTTGGGGTACGGGCCGTGTATGCGCTCGCTAGAGGCTTTTCTCGACAGCATAGGATCACCGAATTCGCCTCACTCGGCTATGCATCACCTCTCAGGATATGTGAAACCCGGATTTGCCTAGGTCTCTCCCTACAGGTTTGCCCCAGTATTACCACTGACTGGTACGGCTACCTTCCTGCGTCACCCCATCGCTTGACTACTACCCACACGGGTCCCACGCAGCGGAGAAACCCCGCACCCCGAAGGGATTGGTGGCTTCTCGTTTGGGTGGTTAGCGGTGTGGATTCGTCAGGGACGCTCATACACGGGTACGGGAATATCAACCCGTTGTCCATCGACTACGCCTGTCGGCCTCGCCTTAGGTCCCGACTCACCCTGGGCGGACTGGCCTGGCCCAGGAACCCTTGGTCTTCCGGCGGGCAAGGTTCTCACTTGCCTTATCGCTACTCATGCCTGCATTCTCACTCCCCCACCCTCCACAGCCAGATCACTCTGCTGCTTCGCTAGATGAGGGACGCTCCCCTACCCAACCCCATGTCATGCATGGAATTGCCGCGGCTTCGGCGGTGTGCTTGAGCCCCGCTACATTATCGGCGCACAATCACTTGACCAGTGAGCTATTACGCACTCTTTCAAGGGTGGCTGCTTCTAAGCCAACCTCCTGGTTGTCTTCGCGACTGCACATCCTTTTCCACTTAGCACACGCTTAGGGGCCTTAGCCGGCGATCTGGGCTGTTTCCCTCTCGACGCACGGAGCTTATCCCCCGCCGTCTCACTGCCACACTTTCACTTGTCGGCATTCGGAGTTTGGCTGACGTCAGTAACCTAGTAGGGCCCATCGGCCATCCAGTAGCTCTACCTCCAACAAGAAACATGCGACGCTGCACCTAAATGCATTTCGGGGAGAACCAGCTATCACGGAGTTTGATTGGCCTTTCACCCCTACCCACAGCTCATCCCCTCAGTCTTCAACCTAAGTGGGTTCGGGCCTCCACGCGGTCTTACCCGCGCTTCACCCTGGCCATGGGTAGATCACTCCGCTTCGGGTCCAGAACACACCACTACACACGCCACTGCTGACGTGATACGCCCTATTCAGACTCGCTTTCGCTGCGGCTACCCCACCCGGGTTAACCTCGCGACATGTCCCTGACTCGCAGGCTCATTCTTCAAAAGGCACGCCATCACCCCACCCCGAAGGGAAGGCTCTGACGGATTGTAGGCACACGGTTTCAGGTACTCTTTCACTCCCCTCCCGGGGTACTTTTCACCATTCCCTCACGGTACTAATCCGCTATCGGTCACTGGGAAGTATTCAGGCTTACCGGGTGGTCCCGGCAGATTCACAGCAGATTCCACGGGCCCGCTGCTACTCGGGGACACTGTGACAACAGATGATGAGTTTTCGTCGACGGGGCTCTCACCCTCTACGGCAGACCATCCCAGGCCACTTGAACTAACACACCATTTTCTCACTGCTGCTCTCCTCGGCGGAGGAAAGAACACAGACCCCACAACACCGCACACACAACCCCGCCGGGTATCACATGCACACGGTTTAGCCATCCTCCGCTTTCGCTCGCCACTACTCACGGAATCACAATTGTTTTCTCTTCCTACGGGTACTGAGATGTTTCACTTCCCGCGTTCCCCCAACGCCTATACATTCAGCGTTGGGTGACACGACATCACTCGTGCCGGGTTTCCCCATTCGGACATCCTCGGATCCACGCTCGGTTGACAGCTCCCCGAGGCATAACGCAGCCTCCCACGTCCTTCATCGGCTCCCAGTGCCAAGGCATCCACCATGCGCCCTTAAACACTTACACACAAACATTTCTAGAAGAAATTGCAAAGACACGACACCACAGCAACCCCGCCACCAAAAGCAACGGAGCCCTCCGGCATCTGTCTAGATGCTCGCAACCACTATCCACAAATCAAACACCACACCCCACCACCAAAGACAGGGCGACAACCAGTCCCATCTCCGGTTTCCCACACTCGGGACGAAGAGATAGCGGGCTTGTTGTCTCAAAGCCCAATAGTGTGTCTGGCAACCCCTCACCGGCTCGATCACTCGAAACCCATAACCGGCGAAACTGTTTGTCGTGCACCCAGCCGGCGCCACTACAGCCACCGACTCCTCACGGCTCGACCAGAACCCAATGTCCCGATCTTTTCGTGGTGCTCCTTAGAAAGGAGGTGATCCAGCCGCACCTTCCGGTACGGCTACCTTGTTACGACTTCGTCCCAATCGCCGATCCCACCTTCGACGGCTCCCTCCCACAAGGGGTTAGGCCACCGGCTTCGGGTGTTACCGACTTTCATGACGTGACGGGCGGTGTGTACAAGGCCCGGGAACGTATTCACCGCAGCGTTGCTGATCTGCGATTACTAGCGACTCCGACTTCACGGGGTCGAGTTGCAGACCCCGATCCGAACTGAGACCGGCTTTGAAAGGATTCGCTCCACCTCACGGCATCGCAGCCCTTTGTACCGGCCATTGTAGCATGTGTGAAGCCCTGGACATAAGGGGCATGATGACTTGACGTCATCCCCACCTTCCTCCGAGTTGACCCCGGCAGTCTCTCACGAGTCCCCGCCATAACGCGCTGGCAACATGAGACAAGGGTTGCGCTCGTTGCGGGACTTAACCCAACATCTCACGACACGAGCTGACGACAGCCATGCACCACCTGCACACAGGCCACAAGGGAACCGACATCTCTGCCGGCGTCCTGTGCATGTCAAACCCAGGTAAGGTTCTTCGCGTTGCATCGAATTAATCCACATGCTCCGCCGCTTGTGCGGGCCCCGTAAATTCCTTTGAGTTTTAGCCTTGCGGCCGTACTCCCCAGGCGGGGTACTTAATGCGTTAGCTACGGCACGGATCCCAAGGAAGGAAACCCACACCTAGTACCCACCGTTTACGGCGTGGACTACCAGGGTATCTAATCCTGTTCGCTCCCCACGCTTTCGCTCCTCAGCGTCAGTTACTGCCCAGAGACCCGCCTTCGCCACCGGTGTTCCTCCTGATATCTGCGCATTCCACCGCTACACCAGGAATTCCAGTCTCCCCTGCAGTACTCCAGTCTGCCCGTATCGCCCGCACGCCCACAGTTAAGCTGTGAGTTTTCACGGACAACGCGACAAACCACCTACGAGCTCTTTACGCCCAGTAATTCCGGACAACGCTCGCACCCTACGTATTACCGCGGCTGCTGGCACGTAGTTGGCCGGTGCTTCTTCTGCTACTACCGTCACTTGCGCTTCGTCGTAGCTGAAAGAGGTTTACAACCCGAAGGCCGTCATCCCTCACGCGGCGTCGCTGCATCAGGCTTGCGCCCATTGTGCAATATTCCCCACTGCTGCCTCCCGTAGGAGTCTGGGCCGTATCTCAGTCCCAGTGTGGCCGGACACCCTCTCAGGCCGGCTACCCGTCGTCGCCTTGGTAGGCCATCACCCCACCAACAAGCTGATAGGCCGCGGGCCCATCCCACACCGCAAAAGCTTTCCCTACCCAGCCATGCAACCAGGAAGGTGTATTCGGTATTAGACCCAGTTTCCCAGGCTTATCCCAAAGTGCAGGGCAGATCACCCACGTGTTACTCACCCGTTCGCCACTCGAGCACCCCCGAAAGGGCCTTTCCGTTCGACTTGCATGTGTTAAGCACGCCGCCAGCGTTCGTCCTGAGCCAGGATCAAACTCTCCAAACAAAACCCAAACAAAATGAGCCATTCAGAACAATCCGAACCAAGCAACCAGCACAAAACTGGTCAAAAAAACATCACACCCCTAAACGGGAAAAAGAGGCGCAACAAAAAAACAACAAACAAAAACCACCAAACACACTATTGAGTTCTCAAACAACACACCCGCGCAGCCGCGCCACCAAGCCCGCGGCCAATGGCCGCGTC from Mycobacterium sp. IDR2000157661 harbors:
- a CDS encoding HAD-IIA family hydrolase, with the translated sequence MSTLAQQHDCLLLDLDGTVFRGQQATDGALETLATIDARTLYVTNNASRGPAEVAEHLHTLGFTAEPADVVTSAQSAANLLAAQLPAASVVLVVGTDALAAEVVRVGLEPVRRWSEEPVAVVQGHSTQTGWADLAEAALAIRNGALWVAANVDRTLPSERGLLPGNGSMVAALRAATDREPQVAGKPQPTLLNDALARGRFGAPLVVGDRLDTDIAGANAAGLPSLLVLTGVSTAEDMIRAAASERPTYVAADLRSLYAPAEALRIGPHPAWHVEVDRETAVVHSTGQHADDPMSVVRATASAVWSAGGDAAALILRAGDHTAQQALQRWSVRDVPNRLA
- a CDS encoding tetratricopeptide repeat protein translates to MAQDRRGGDDGRPQRSAPRSSGPNRARRSQPKPATEARQLEGPPLPEGVEAKQLSPDIRGELTTLDRFTADFVAKHLVAAGELIDDDPQAALEHARAARARSGRIAAVREAVGIAAYQCGDWAQALAELRAARRLGSKSSLLALIADCERGVGRPERAVELARSPEAAQLTGDDADELRMVVAGARSDLGQHEQALAVLSTPQLDPRRTGQTAARLFYAYAETLLVLGRGQDALQWFLNAAAADVEGVTDAEERITELT